The nucleotide window CAAATTTTACAATGCATGACGGAtgacatgtttacattcaggGACAATCAAGCAGACGCTATTTAATACTATAGTCTATCTGGCTCTCTGAAGTTTTACCTGCAGAATCGCAGACTTTCTCTGACAGTTCAATGCGGGCGTAGCGGTTCCCTCCGCCTCGTTCCTGCCCTGTGATACAGTAACCGGCTGTTTTCCGCATCTTCTTATTCCAGGTCACCGACATATTGACAGGGAGCTAGAAAAACCATGTCagacaaagataaagaaaacatatgTTAACAAAGTACTTAAACAACCGGGTGATAGtcctaaaaatgttttaaatgaaacaagggagactgattgattgattgtcaCCTTATTGTCAAATACGCTGGTATTGTACAGTCGGTAGAGTTTACTGGTGAGGTCTTCCTTGTTCTGCTTGAAACTGCGGGTATAGCTGGAGCCAGGGTTTGAAAGTGACTCCAAGAAGCACCCTGGGGTCTTACACAACACCAGCCTAGAGGTGAAAGAGCAGAGTAAAAGCAGTCAGACTGACTGAGCGTTGCTCAAGGcacataatacaaaaaaaattatattgcGATTGTTGAAGTATTTGTCCAACATTCAAGGCTGTGAATAATAACTGGTCAGTAGACATACCTGCTGGTGGGACCGTGTCTGGGCTCCGTCTGACTGACTGTGGGCTTCAAGATGGTGGATTTCCCTGGTGTTTTCACATGCTTAGGTGTTTCCCCTAATGATTTAGAGGCTGGTGTTGTGAGTCCCTTTACAGGAGGAATGAACACAGGAGGCTCCTTACTGCACtctagatttaaaaacaaaacggAACAGCCTCACAActagaaagaaaagaaaatcaagagaCTGGTGGAAACGATAAAAATGAAACAGCTACCTTTGGTGTTCTTAGGTGAGAATGAAGTGcttgtgaatttatttttcttttttagtctCTCCAACAGGGATGTGAACTCCTCCTCAGAACTGGTTGATTCATCCAGCTTAGAGGGTGCTGAAAAAGTCCGCTTGGGAGAGGCCAGTGATGTTAGAGTTTTgtggggaggaagagaaaaaggagatgGGACGGGAGGCAAAGGCAGCGATGGTGAACTGTCGTCGTTGTCAGACAGCAGAGTGTTATTCTTGTTGGCTTTTGGGGGGGGTTTAGGTTTTGAGTGACGAGTTCTCCATGTACTCTTGACCACaatattatcatcatcatcactgtcactaACAAAGACTGGGGAGTCCCACTGAGACAGCGGTCTCCTCGGTGGAGGCTTGGCTGCTGGAGTATTGCTCTTCTTAGGCACTagggaaagaaaacatcacAATTATACACATCTAGTTCTAAGTTGAGTTTCTTTGAGATATAACATCAGTACTAATAATCATTCAAAAGGTCATACCTTTAAAAGATAATTTTGTCTCAATAAAGTCATCATCTGATAAGTGGTCATCCACTATGAAGTTTTTGAGGCTTTGAAGATAAACACAGGTAAAACagatatttattaaaaacaacttATCCAGACAGTTACAACGCATGTAAAGGAataatacaacacaaacacacctgtcttCACTCCCACTCTCTGAGATTTTCTTAGGCTTGGTGTTGGGGGTTTTCACTCGTTGCAGAACTTAACAATGCAAAAGGATTAACTGAGTGAAATATAGtccacaatataaaacatttcctcatcatGTTACTGTTACTAGAATTTAACTCTTTTGTTGTCAGTTATTACAGATACTGATAAATGTACCCAACAGAAAAAGGCGACTTACATGTCTCAAAACTGCTGTCATCGTCTGAACTCACCACAAGTTGAACTTTTGAACTAAAAAGGACAGCAATGATTTATAAGGTAAACTGCCATGCCCCAAATGAGACAAATTAAAAGGTAAAAGTGAGGCCAGAAACAAGACAAAGATTTTGCTCggtgaatttcattttcatacttgtCCCTCTTTGCAGTGCTACATGTCGTCTGTGTGgcaggtttaactctgggtgTAGCCCTTCCCACAAGAACTAAGGAACAAAAaggtcaaatgaaaaaaatgagtaTGTGCAAACCGAGTCACACAGTTTAACAATATTTAGACAATTTAACTCACTCACACTGGTCAAAGTCGTCGTCACTGGACTCAATCAAAGACTTGTTTCTATAACCATTGCTCTTGGAGTACTGGTTCTCCTTGTCATCATCTTCACTCTCAGAGAGGCCAAGCTGGATCGGCGAAACTGATCGATCCACAGGTTGATGACCACTTGTGGCAGCATGACGAGTCTTACCAATTGAGCTTATCAGCTagaaacaacaaagagagacagatattATAGCTTACATAAACATAAAGTGTTTAAATATTGCTGCaacaattactttcattattgatcaatttgctgattatttccttgattaataattttgtctatgaaatgtcagaaagtaGTGAAACTTTCCTGTTATGAGCTCAGTGCGATGTGTTCAAATCACTGGTCTTATTCGACtaagtgtaaaaaaaacaaatatattcagtCTACTGTGATATATGacagaagagaaacaaaaacgCTCATACTTTCTTCATAATTTTTAGCAAGCTTACTTGAAAAAAGAATAAACGGTAAATTAATTATCTTTCAATTGACTTCATGAGTAATCAACTAATCGCGGCAGctaacatttagtttttttaatatatgaTTGTGAATTGTTCTTTCTCTCAGTTACCCTAGAGATAAactatttattgttattgttaaaacgGGGTAACATGTCCATAGGTTAATGAAGATTGCAACAAACCTTCTTTTCTGCTGTATCCAGTCCTCCATTTTCTGTCCACCCCATCTTTTTAGCAACTCTTTCAAACAATTTGCAGGTATCATCATTCATAGCTTCCTCTACTCTGTGAAAACAGAACCAACATGGGagtcatttaacatttaaagtcCAGCGCTAACGTATCAAACATATGACATATAATCCACAACGTTAGGCTAGCTAATGgttaaaatgtttgcatttcGTTTAACAGGTCcattttatcattaaaacaaATCTATAAACAAAGCCACACGACCGACATAACTAACTGCAGCTGTTAGGAGCGTTACCGTTAGCAACTTGCAAGCTAACATTATTTTTGGACTTAGGCGGACTTTTTGAAAGTAGTTGAGTGTTTTCTGTTAGAATCCACTGCATTTACAATTATTTCgcttaaaatatatatttcactAGAGACGTGATTACCAAGGCGCTCCTGTTGTTGAAATCAAAGTGACACGGGTGGCAGACGGGACGAAGCAAAGAAAAATTCAAATCTTGTGTTCCATTGTACCGGATGTCGTAATGAAGACATTCGACCAATCGGAGCGGGCTTCAAATGACACACTTCCGTTCAGTTCTGAGGTACTTCGAGGCGTCCATGACTTAACCTGAGTATTCCCATTTAATGCCACGCTATTCTTGTACTGTTATATAAAAAGCATATCATCAATTTGAATATGTTATTTATTGTTGACGGTGGTCTAAACTGGGTGAACACAATGACATTAGTGCTGCAACATGTCAATGCACAATCCAATAATACATAATGTGGGGGGCTTTTCCAATGAGCAGGTGACTTCTATGCTAATGTATAATTTTGAATGCAGCCATTTGCTTATTATTTTGGCAATGGGAATGTAGATCTATTATGATTATAAGGCACTACATTTCCgtaaataaaacatatacatacatatccCTTCAGTTGTTTCCGACGaacatgcttaaaaaaaaaaaaaaaagaacaaactgaTACAAATTATTATGAGAAAATCCAAAATTTTTAGGTTAATCATAGATTGTCACCAGATTTGAACAGTTATCCCAAACCAGCTTTCAAATTGTTTCCACCAACAACCAAGTCAGTGGGAGTAAAACACAGTGGAGAGTTTTGccatctctttattttcttttattatatttagaGCCTTACGGCGCCATTGACAGCATACAGTTAACGgacaatacaaaaacaaaaactgcttaGAAAATACTTACCTAGGCCGTTCcttgtgtgatttaaaaaaaaaacaagatcaatTTGTGAACAGCTCTGACATCTAAACTCAAATTTAGGCCCGTTCCGATGACTGTGAGACTCTTTTTTCCAGCTTTGTCCAATCATTTTTACAAGCAGAGTGTGACATCAAACAGGACAACAGCTACTGAACATATTCCTTGATTgacaaaattaataaaagttGGCATTAGGTATGGGGAAGAAGTCTTAATTTAGACCATATTCCTCAAAACTTGCACATCTACTCATTGCAGTCATTTAATAACAGCATAAGACAAACTAAAGAGCAGTTGCAATCTATGTTTTACAATTGCATGTTAAAGCTGATGAAACTTAAGTCAGTTACAATTTTCATGGTGCAACATTGTccttttaaaacacacaacactctTTATCCATTTATAAATAGATCAACAAGTAATGACAGCTGGGCATTCTCTCCACAAGCTGCAATTAGTCCTGTATGCACACTGACAGGAGAAACAAAATCCACTGATCCAAGTACTGAAAGGGGTAGCAGAGCATTCACAATCCTCTCATGCTCACCAAATATACTGTTTTAGGACAAGAGTCTCAGACAAGGTGCCTGTAGGTCTCAGGCTCTATCTGGCTCAGGAAATGCAGATGTGTGACGAATGTGATGGGGAACAAGTTTGTACATCTGTAGGCTCCTTCACAAATAAGAGTCCCATTAATGGTAAATGAGAGATAGAGACAATCATTCAGGGTGAGCGGACTGGAGTGGAAACTGACCATTCAAGCTAgggtgctgaaaaaaaaaaaaaacattaaaaaaagatggtGGGGAGAGGCTGGACATGGCTGGGAAACGATATAAGCGTGCTTCCAGTTCAGGCATTCTCACTGGTCTCGACTGTTTGGAATTTGACCAGGTGTTCTGGCTTGTTGCCATTGCTATGGTGCTCCCACATCTGCAGGTAGAGCCTCTCCAGGTCCATTGTGTACTGCTTGGTGTTGAACAGAGGGCTGCAGATTCGCTGCTTCCACACACGTGCTCTGACCATCTTCAGGCTgaacgagagagagaaaatgtcagacCTCACGGTTTAGCAAACAGAAAAgaatgtttttcaaattaagtGAGATCAAAGTCTACTTACTACTCCATGTCAGAGCCCAGTTTGACTGCTATGTCCTCATAGTCCTGACGACTCTGGGCTATTAGCTCAGGGCAGCCGAGACAGTTGAGTTGTGAGGCAGCCACACGGGAGGCAAGGGTCTCACCTTTATAAGAAGaatttacaattaaaaaacaGCCTTCGTATGAAATATGTTCCACAGGTAACAGATACACCATCATATTTTCTGCATATTATAGCtagaatgaataaaacataattataaTGAAACATTATAATGCAAGTTGTAAGCCAGGTTTAAAGTCAGTACCTAAAAGCCTAGTGTGCTCACCTGGCATGGTTACCATAGGTGTTCCAGCCCAGAGAACATCCATGCCTGTGGTGTGACCATTGCACAGAGGAGTGTCTAAGCACACATCAGCCAGCTGGCCCCTTCTCACATGCTCCTCCTTGGGCGCCACGGGAGAGAAGATGATGCGAGAACCAGGCAGACCCATGTTCTGAGCGTACTGCTGGATGTTGGGCTCACCCACAGCGGGGAAGCGAAGAAGCCACAGCACACTGTTGGGCACACGCTTCAGGATCTGCAGCAAGAGAGGAGATTTAAGCATGATTTACAATGcaaactgtaaagaaaaaaagaaatactttaCTCCTCAAGTGCAGAGTTGAAGGAACACTCAAAGCATTCGTTATAACCATGTCTGTCTAACTTACGTTGGCCCACATTTGAAGAGTGGGAGGATCGATCTTGTAGAGCTGGTTGAAGTTGCAGTAGACGATAGAGTCCTCTGGAAGACCATACTGGGAGCGAGTTGTCACGACGATTGTGCGTGGCACCTCTTCCCCAGTTGCAGCTTTGTTATTAATCTAAAAGGTGGgacaaatctgtgtttttaaagatgaagCTGCCTCAGTGTTTTTGTATGACCGGTGACTGTGTGAACTTGTTGATATATATTGCCAAACCAAGGCAGTAGAGCTAATTTTAAACCCAATCCATAGTGCCACCATTTCCCATTATCAGCAATTGAGTGCTACCACCTTAACCCACCCATGAACACATCATACCTGTAAGGACACAGTCTGAGGGATAACCTCATCTGCTGAAAAGATCTGAAAAAGCAGCAAGCTAAATTAAATTGCTGCTCTTGCCTTTGTTTCAGCATTTGTGGACACTTTGTGTCCCATGTTTTACTTCTcattatttgcatttatattgCTGAGCATGTTCAGGTCAGACGTACCTGTGTGGTGGCCAGGCCATTGCTAACAGTGAAGCCGTTGATTGTGACCTGGATTTGGCCTTGATTGATCATGTTGATGATtgcttcagctgctgtgttcatGGGAATCACAGGCATGGACAGAGCTCCGTTTGTGTCCCCAGCAGCTTCCTGGTTGTTGTCACACTTCATCTGGACACAGAAAACGGTTTCAAGTGAACTGCTTCAACTGTATAGTTTGTTTTAGCACATTTAATGATTCTACCAATGAAAATCTGCATCAGCAGATACTGGCCAAGATTTTCTCATTAACATAAACCAAGGGCAGGAAACTGACAAGTTACTGTTTCATTCTGCTTTGTCATTGTGACTGAAAATTAATATCACAACATGAACAAGTAGTCAAACAATGCCATCTAGAGGTCCAAAACTTGTAGTGCCCAACTCACACTAAACTTACTGGTTTGTCAATGCTACGTCAATATACATAAAACATCGACTTGGTTCTCCTAACTCACCTTTATCACTTTGACATCTGGCAGACTGTCCAAGAAGGCCTTTAGATCAATACCATTAAGAACAATGCGGTTGTCAAAGATGTGTCCATTGGACTTGAAGTCAATCACTGCCTTTTTCTGTCAATCAGAGAAGGAAACAAATGTTACAAACACCGTGATTACACTGAAACTCAGATTACTTATTATTAGACATGTGAGGATGGACAAACCTTGAGGTGAGGGAACATATTAGCGTGGTCTCCAATGAAGAAAGTGTTGGGCATGTAGGCGAGTTTCTCAGAATACTGCTCAGCTACCTCCATAGGTGACGTCTCCTTGTCAGTGATGATGTAGTCCATGAAGGGAGCGCCACTGGTTCCTGGGTAACCCAGCCACATAGCCtgttgaatgaaaaaagaaaaacaattatttgtGCAGTCTTTGATCAGTCTGAACAAACTGAATGTGAGTAAAGATGCAATTATCTTATTGCGCAGGTCTCATCAGGGTAC belongs to Lates calcarifer isolate ASB-BC8 linkage group LG8, TLL_Latcal_v3, whole genome shotgun sequence and includes:
- the gcna gene encoding germ cell nuclear acidic protein, with the protein product MNDDTCKLFERVAKKMGWTENGGLDTAEKKLISSIGKTRHAATSGHQPVDRSVSPIQLGLSESEDDDKENQYSKSNGYRNKSLIESSDDDFDQFLVGRATPRVKPATQTTCSTAKRDNSKVQLVVSSDDDSSFETFLQRVKTPNTKPKKISESGSEDSLKNFIVDDHLSDDDFIETKLSFKVPKKSNTPAAKPPPRRPLSQWDSPVFVSDSDDDDNIVVKSTWRTRHSKPKPPPKANKNNTLLSDNDDSSPSLPLPPVPSPFSLPPHKTLTSLASPKRTFSAPSKLDESTSSEEEFTSLLERLKKKNKFTSTSFSPKNTKECSKEPPVFIPPVKGLTTPASKSLGETPKHVKTPGKSTILKPTVSQTEPRHGPTSRLVLCKTPGCFLESLSNPGSSYTRSFKQNKEDLTSKLYRLYNTSVFDNKLPVNMSVTWNKKMRKTAGYCITGQERGGGNRYARIELSEKVCDSADRLRDTLIHEMCHAATWLINGVRDGHGNFWKLYARKATVVHPELPMVTRCHSYDIKYKFQYQCTRCQNTIGRHSKSLDTQKFVCALCTGQLVLLTSSKSRAPTPFANFVKENYGTVRQELAGQSHAEVMRKLSADFASKTKLSQS